The Brettanomyces bruxellensis chromosome 8, complete sequence genome segment GCAGTGAGACAAGCATTATCGATGTAACATAGTACATGTATCTTAACTAATTCGGGAAGATCCAAAGGATCAATCTATTAGTTACGGAAGGGAAATATATTGTTCCAGGTACATATAAGGAAGCTATGGAACATAAGGAAGCAGTAAACTGGAAAAAGGCCTGCGATAAGGAAATTCAATCATTCCGGGAAAGCAATGCATTTGAGGTTGTTCTTAAAAGCTCGATACCGAGAAGGGCTAAGGCCATTGATAGTCGTTGGGTTTATAATGTTAAGAAGGAGCCCGATGGTGAAAGGTTCAAGGCCAGAATAGTTGCTAAAGGTTCTAAACAGGAGCATGGAATGGACTATACAGAAACTTATGCACCGGTAATGAAGTTGGATAGTTTTAGGTTTGTCTTGGCATATGCAGCACAGCAGGGCTGGCGGTTAAGACAGTTAGATGCTAAAAACGCATTTTTAAATGGTGATATTGATTGTGAAATCTATCTCCGGCCACCTCCAGGTGTTCACCTAAAGCATGGAACTGTGTGGAAATTAAGGAAAAGTGTTTACGGACTTAAAGCAAACACCAATTGTATAGTATTAGACAATCAGGAAAGTGTTAAAGGAAGGGAAAACCCCTTATTTGCTGCATCTGATAAAGAAGGTTTGAATTATGCATTGAGATGCTTATTCAAAAAGGTTTTCAGATGAAAGACCTTGGTAAGCcagaaatatttcttgGCATGACATTAAATTGTTGCAAGGGCTTTATAAAGTTAACAGCGAAAGGACACTATTGATAGGATATTGGGAAATGTATGAATACGGCTTCCGGAAAGGAAGTTGTTAAACCCGATACCTTTAGCTTGGTTTTGATGGATAAGTAGTCGCCCTGGCTATCGGAAATTAAGGAGTCTGAATACAAATCAATGGTGGGGATGCTATTTCATATTAGAAATACGGTAAAGTCTGACATGACATATCAGGTGTCAAAATTAGCATCCTATAAGGATATATTACAGGAAGTTCACTAAGGAAACACAATAGTTATTATAGTATTTtggtaaaataaaagatgatgaaggaaGGCATAACAAGGCAAGGATGCAAGGAATTTTAGTTCTTGGATACATCCAAAGAAGTTGCTATTCGTCAATAAGGATccaaaataattaataaaatGTTTGTGTTTAGTGATGCTGATTGGGGAAAATCAGGAAATGGAAGATCACAATCAGGAGGAGTCGTTACATTCTGTGGTAACATCATTTCATGGCATTCCAGAAAGCAGTCTAGCGTGGCACTTTCTACGGCTGAAAGTGAGCTAATGGcaataaaggaagtaaCAAAAACCGGTTTATACTTTTATCAGTTGTTAAACGATATTGGAATTCCAGTTAACTATGTTAATTTATGTGGAGATAATAAGGCAGCTTTGAATATGAGCAGTCACAACACTCAAAATCATAAGTCGAGGCATATCTCcatatcttattttttcattagaGAACTTGTGGAGAAAAGACAATTTAGATTATGGTATATCCAGTCTGGGGCAAATCCAGCGGATCTTTTAACAAAGAATCTAAGTCCAATTAAGTTGAACAACAGTCTCATTACTATGTTGCAGTGAGAAGGAGAAATCTTAGCGCAAGAAGGAGTGTTGTTAGTATGTGCTAATATTTGGTTGAGTTACGTAATCTGGAATGTGAATTTGGTGAACGGATGTGATTCTGATTTGTATGGTGATTGGTCTTTAATACggattgaagaggaaagcgAGAAAGGTTAGTTAAACGAAAAGATGGTTGAGAAAAAGGTATTTCTCATTGGTTGATTAAGTAatcaaacaatgaaaattaaGGAACTCAGGAAACCATCagagaaaagttttttgtttataattAAGGGCTTTGCCACTTCTgtgcagatgaaatatgcatGATGTAAACGGTCATGTGGAATAACGAAAGTTAACGAAGTTAAGCAAGTTATTAAGGGACCAACCtactgatattatttctacTACATAGGATTAGTATTAGCTGCTTATTTACGTAATTAGTATATAAAGGAAGCTTTCAATAAATCTCGGATTACAACAAAGATTTCTTAGATCTGCTCTGGCTGGAAAATTCGCGTGAAGTAACAGAATTTGAAATTAGTGCTAGTATAAGCTTGAAAGAGTTAAGAATGTGCAGTAAACACATATACATTGTGCTAAACCGATCTAGATAGCACAGGGATTAGATAAAACACGTGATAAGTGTTCAATAgattaaatataattgtttAATTTAGAACATTCTTTTATCGATTGTATGAATTATCTTCGAAGAGCCATGCAaacctcttttttcaaacttGAGTCCAACTTTAAACTCGACTATGCCCCATGCTCAGTCAAGAAATGGAGATCATCACGAACTGGCTTAGAGTTGACATTGATTTCTCAAAAATCTCCTATAGTTAATGGATATTTCGCAGTTGGAACTGAAATATTAGATGATAGTGGCTGCCCACATACCTTGGAACATCTTGTTTTTATGGgctcaaaaaaatatccatACAAAGGCTTATTGGATCTTCTTGGAAACATGGCTTTTAGTGTTACAAATGCTTGGACGGCAACTGATCAGACAGTGTATACGTTAACGACTGCTGGATGGGACGGCTTCAGAATGCTTCTTCCAGTTTACTTGGATCATATTTTATATCCAAAGATAACTGATGCAGCTTGTTACACCGAAGTTTATCATTTAGATGGTGAGGCTAAAGATAAAGGTGTTGTCTACTCAGAAATGCAGGCTATTGAAAACCAACCTTCATTTATCCAGGGATTAACTGCTCAAAGAACTTTATACAAAAAATCTGGTTACAAATCCGAAACTGGCGGTTTAACAAAAAATCTaagaattttgaagaatgatgaaatcaGAAAGTATCATTCAGAGAATTATCGCCCAGACAACCTCTGCATTATAATTTCTGGGCCGGTAGATGAGGGTGAGCTTTTAGATGTTATGACCAGGGTCGATTCTGAATTAGATTCATTACCTGCAGTTCCTCGTAAGCGCCCTTTTCTTGATTCACCCCATGATGAACCTCTTACTACGTTGGTTAAGAAGACGGTCGAATTTccagatgaagatgaatcaTCTAGCGAGGTTCAATTTTCATGGATAGGACCGGATGGCAGAGATCTTGTCATGGATCAGGCTGTTGATATATTATGTAAATATTTCACCAGTACTGCTGTTTCTTTATTTAGTCAACATTTTATAGAGGTTGATGAACCTCTTGCCACTAGTTCAGATTTCTACTCGGACAGCTTCTTGAAGACGGGCATTAATATTCAATTTTCCAATGTTCCAACAAATGAAGCTGACACTTTTCCTGAAAAGGTTCTAAAGTTGATGAATGACCATTGCGATTCCAAGAAATTGGATTTCAAAAGATTGAGAGACCTTGTGGAGCAatcgagaagaaaatatcttttctcttcagAAAAGTCTCCAGACAGTGCCATTAATATGGCGATATTTGAGGCCCTGTATGGAAATGCTGATGGATCCAGTCTTGAACAATGGCTAAAGGATTTGCATGAATATGATAAATTATTGACATGGAGTGTGGATAAATGGGCTCAGACTTACAAGAAATActttttgaataataaacCTTGTATAGTTGTCGCAAAACCTTCAGCCAAGCTATATTCAAAGctaaaacaagaaaatgaaaagctAATTGGGGATCGCAGAGCTAAGCTAGGTAAGAATGGACTTAAAGAccttgaaagaaaattacAGGAAGCAGAggcagaaaatgaaaagccTGTTCCtaagaaaataatagaTAAATTTGGACAGCCAAATCCTTCAAAAATCGAGTTTATTAAAACAACACCTATAGCTGCAGGTCTCAATAAGGATTTGGTAAATgactcttcttcctctgtTGTGCAGGACATTCTTGGTGATCAACCTGCAAATTTCCCATTGTATGTCCATATGGAGAATATCGAATCAAACTTTGCTATCATAAACATATTATTCTCATCTGAGGTTATTGATAAAAAGTATTTGCCATACTCGAACATTCTAAGGAATTTACTAAGCTTTCCTTTACGCAACGACGATGGTACATTAACGCCATACGATGAACTCATAAAGCAGATAAATCAGGATATGCTTGGTTGTGTATTTTCATCGTCCTTCCAGGGATCATTTGCCGAATTGTTTAGCTTGAAAATGACTATCCCCGCAGAAAATTACGTAAAGGCCATTGACTGGTGTTACAAGCTTTTATTCAAAACCGAGTTTGATAAAAAGCGTATTTTAATTACATTGCGAAATGCAATAAATAGATTGCCTGAAGTTAAAAGAAGTGGAACAGTGATGCTTGGTTCGTTAATGAACAAGGTTTTATTTACAGACAGATCTTTGCGAAAAGCTAACGATGTTtatcaaaatcaacaattttttaGGGATCTTCTTAAGCAGATCGAAACCGACGAGGGATTTGAGAAACTAGTAAGTATCTTGGAGAAAGTTAGGTCCCAAATGTTTGACCTTGCAAATATGAGAGTGTTTGTGGTTTTGGATCATACTAAGATCGAACATCCACTTTCTTCATGGGAAAGCTTTATCAAGAAGgtagaagaaaagaagggCCTACCAGGTAAACTTGTTCCACTGCCATTGACCTCAAATGTACTATCTTTGGATGGACttaacaaagaaaaaaaatgtttcaTTGTCACAACACCTGGATCTGATTCCAGTTACATGTATTTACAAACGAAGGTGCCATTTGAATATGATAGTAAGGATGCATTCAAAATCATTCTTGGGGCTGAGTTTTTCCAATGTGTCGAAGGTCCTTTCTGGAAAGCCATAAGAGGAACGGGTCTAGCATATGGAGCAAACATGTACAAGAATTTTGAAACAGGACAGTTGACATTTAGCATTTACCGAGGTGTAGATACCCAAAAATGCTATGAAGCGGCTAGGAAAGTTGTCAGCGATTATTCCAACGGTGCACTTGCCATAAACGATGAAATGAAACGTGCAGCAGTATCGTCTGTTGTTAACATGTTAACAAATGGTCAATCAAATTACTTTGAAGCCGCAACAGCAGAATTCTTTAACATAAATTTATCCAGAAGAGGTCAAGACTACAGTAAACGGTTGATGAATGAAATTTCAAGTATCAGCACAGACGACTTGCTAtacattttcaacaagtaCTTCATTCCTGTATTTGATCCTTCTAGATCTATATGCTTTATTAGTTGCAATCCAGCTCAAGAAGAGAGCACAACTAAATACTTCAAGAATATTGGTTACAAGGTTTTTGTTGAGCATGTTTCACCCTCGGATGAAGACAATGTGGATGTGACTGAAGAGTCAAAATTATAGTCGTTGACTTTATATATGTACTGGAATGTGTATAAATATAACATTATAAATAAACTCGTTGAGGATCACGCTTTTTTGTCAGAGATGGAGGCATCCACTGTCAATCCAGCAGCCTCGCCTATGCTTTTTCTAGTTCTATCGTAGTACGAGTTTACCtgtttaatattttcttccttaaGCTTCTGTGACTTCTTAATTAGCTCTTCGGTTGAAAAGGCTAGCTCCGCTTGCTTACTATATACCCTGGGTaatctatttttttcaagacCAAGAATATATCCGCTGGATCTTTTGAATGTCGAGGGCATGAAAATAGCATAAGCAGTAATTCCGCAAGCAATAGGCACAATTCCTTTAAATATAAAGTTTGATCTTCTAGTGAAAACAACACCAGTAAGAATTCCTGTTAAGATATATAAGGTATTTGGCCATAAAGTTTCCTGTTTATCATGAAGGCTCGATAATGTGCGCATTGTCTGCCTTTCGTTCCTAAAATATTTATCTGTCTGTTCAATATACGTCTTCCTTAAAGCCGAAAATGCTTTGTCAAGATAAATCCTCGTGATTCtagtgcatttttcaaGGACCGATTGTTTAGGCGCATTTTTAATCAGCATCAGCTTTTCCAATTCTGAACTTTCTTTCAACGGGTTTCCTGGTGCAATATCTCCTGTGTTATCAGCATAAAAATCTCGTTTACTATCGTTAAGGAGAGGCTTTTTCATAGAAAAGCATACAATGCCTGAAATAGCAACAGGTATCCCGATTCTGAATATACCTATCATCGTGAATCAAAATAAGTTTCccaattttcttcttagtACAGCCGAAGTTAAGCCACGTATATGTAAAAGCATTGCTTTACAGATGGTGTCGGGTATTCTTGAATGAAATTTGTCAGAATTAAGCGTCTGCGCGAATCGTCTTCCCATGAAAACATTTTACCTATTAAACACTCTTTTATCTCAAACTACCTtattttagtttttttctttcattgaGGGGGAAAACTTACTATTTCCTAGCCAACATCACAAACAATTCTATGGCCATTAGAAAACAATCGTTATCTCTGATGGCAACCCCTCCGAAAATTCCAATGTTTCAAACACTGCCTCAATTCCCGAAGTTCCTCTATGAAAAAGCTACTCTTTCCCCGCAACAATAAAACGTGGCTGTGCTGAAGCGAAGGAGCAAGATAAAAGCTCGAAgttttcacttttatttCTCCTGTTTGCATTACATTCACATAACATTGAAACATTGATCCCAATTTAAAGCATAGTAGTAGCTTTATTATTAAGGAGCAAAATGTTTGATCAATTAAAATTGAGATTGAGCTCTAGTGGTACTATTTGTGGAGCTAATCCTGCAATTGGGAATGAAGCTAAGCCGACAATCAAGCAAATTTATGAGAGTAGGCAAAACTTTGGAGTGAATTTTGGTTCCCTATTTGTCTTGGAGAAGTATATATATGGCGATATgtttattgaaaataccGATGTTGAACTTGATGCCATTAGGAAATGTGTGAAGTCAAAAGGATTGGAATGGACTCGTCAGAAGCTAGAAAATCATTGGAATCGATATTGTACGGATGAAGATTGGGAATGGCTTAAAAACAAAGGGGTTCAGTCAATTAGGATCCCTATTGGTTATTGGATGGTTGATGGTGGAAGATTTGCTCAAGGAACATCTTTTGATTCGGTGAAAAGTGTGTACAAGAATGCATGGACTATTTTTATTGAGAAATACATAAAAAAGGCAGCACAGTACCATATATCCATCTTAGTTGATTTGCATGCATTAGAAAATGGTGCCAACACAGGACAGCATAGTGGTGAGACCTTTTCAGAACCTGGCTTTTGGAAGGATGTCAAAAGTATTGATCACACATGTCAATTACTTCAgttcttatcttcatcaattGACAAATACGACAACATCAGTGCATTGCAAATAGTCAATGAGGCCCCATTTGATAACGAAGCAAAATACCAAAAGAAGTATTATACAAGAGCTATCAATTGTATACGCCAATCTAATAAAAGCATTCCGATCGTCATTAGCGATGGGTGGTGGCCACAACAGTTTGCAGATTGGGCTTTAGAAAAGGGAGGTGCAAAACTTGGCCTCATTATTGATGATCATGTTTATCGATGCTTCTCGGAAGATGATAAGAACAAATCTGCTGATCAAATAATTTCTGATCTTGAAAATACAGTAATCAGCGGTGATGCTCCGCAGAAAGCGGATTTTATTGTTGGTGAATATTCATGTGTTCTTGATGGAAAGACGTGGGAAAAGACTCAAGGGAACAGATCTGAAAAAGTAAGAGAATTTGGTAATAAAGAAGTAGAATTATTCCAGAAGAGAGCTTGTGCTGgttattatttttggtgTTATAAATTTCAGTATGGCGATGGCGGTGAATGGGGATTTAGGCCAATGATAGATTCCGGATCTATTCCTACTAGGAACACCGAGCCAAAACAGCCTTCGGATTCTGAATTCAAAAGATATCTCCAtgattttttaaaaggACACGAGGATTATTGGAATTCGCAAAATCCAAATGAGCAATATGAACACTGGAGGTATCAGGATGGCTTCACGACAGCATGGAATGATTCTCtcgaattttcaaaatttgatAATTCTAGAATTGGTAGGGTTAACAGTTGGAAAGCTGCAAGAAGAGCACAGTATGTCCATAATAAAGGAGAAAGTCGATTTCTTTGGGAATGGGAGCAAGGCTTTGATAAGGCTTTGGAAGTATTTCAAAACTTATAGTTACAGCTACAAAATAGCTTGattattgttatttttctttattcgGCAACTCATTACATTTGTATGCATTTCAATGAAATAataagcatttttttcactgcCCATCGGCATCTATGATAGGGTAAACATTTCTGGTGTTGTAGTAAAATGACCTCCATTCTGCCAATACATCACCATCCGGTTGAAGGTCCCCCTTTTCAACCAAAGTATTAATCTTCTTACAGCATCTCAAAATGGCTTTAATAGTGTCATTCCTCTTCTCAATATCCTGCTTTGGTGCTTCGgcccttttctttttaaagaGCTTTTTGCTGCATACATGAATAAACGAGTCTAGGAGATCTGGGCTTGAAAAGATTTCTGGATGTAAAGCAATGATCTTTAGCACGATTAGCAAacacaaaaatattattgttGGATCATCCTTAAACGAACATTTGACAATTTTCATGAACAAGGTATCGTAATCAAcatcaaataaaattttcaagttcAAATTGCCCTCAATAGCCGTGAGGGTTGAATAGATAAGCTCATAAATTTGCTTTCTGCTCTCTAACCCATCATCAAGTTTGTGCTTAAATGGTCCTATTTTGACAATCTTTATGTactccttcttttgtgTTAGTTCACTTTCCAATATCCTTGGAAGAAGCTTTGAGACCATAGGTAGGCCAACAGAAGGTCTCTTATACACGGCAGTAATCAAAGTTGCCAAACCGATTTTCTTGAGTTCTAGATTTGAgctaaaaataaagttttCGGAGGTAGCCTCTTCAAGGTACTTTCCCAAAAGGGCAGCATTGTGCTCCAAAAAAGTACTCCTATCTAGACATAACTTCAAAGCCAATGTCAGGGATACTTTGACTTTTATAGAAGACTCTCCACTAAGTTCGTCATAAAACATTCGCACAATTTCTTCATTGGATAAAGCCAAATTTGCGAAACACTTAGAGGCAGCTTGAcattcaacttcttcatccttaccaaaatttaaattcatTGTTGATTCAATACTCAACAGAGTATCAAATAGATACTTTATCGTGCGATCATTGAGTTGAGCGCATTCCAAAACTTCACCCAAGCAATTTAACATATGAACGTGGTCATACTTTTCATCCGTGAAATTCTCAACAAGAGATGGTAAGCAACCTTCTAAATTTGACTTCACAATTTCGGCAGTAGCATGAACGGCCGCCTCACTTATTTTAGTATCTGGATCTCCAAAAAGTTTAAAGAACATAGTCAAATCTGGATGCAGTTCCATAGATTTAGAGGCCTGTTCTAAGAACgtcaaagaaaataaaatatccTTCCCGCAACTAAGGTTCTTTTCAACGTTATCTATGGAGTCCAAGCCTCCGGATGCCACATAGACAATTGCCAATAACCTTGAAACATATGGATCTGAACGACTTCCACTTTTAGAGATTGCATCAATCATCTTTTTTGGCTCAGTCTGTTTTAAAATCGCCCTTGCATATTGCGTTAATGTGGCATTATCAAAgttattaatttttgaaaaacgGACCAAAAGACTTGTAAAGGTATCCGACAACGAACAGTCAGTAGTATTCAATATATGAGCTAAAATTTTGGCGCACAAAATAGAATTGCTAGCCTCCATTGTATACGATGTGCAAAGATCAGCCAGCTCTTCCgataatttctttttttctggtATATTTAAAATGTTAGCTTCCATCATTGCCAATAATGTTTTTAAAGACTGTGTTCTAAATTCAGAAGTTGTAATGTATTCGACAAGACGATTGATGATTCTTTCAGTCCACTCATGCTTTACCAATTTGACAACCTTTTCCGAATGGACCAATTCGGCGATGCATCTCATATCTGTCAGAATCAAAAATTCCAATGAAATTGTATCCGAAAAGACTTCAAGAGACTTTAAAAGTACTTTGTCTTCGTCTAAAACATATATAACCAGATTCGACAGGCAGCTAAGACACTGCTTTCTAATCTCTGttgaataatttttattcagAGTTTTGTCAATAAGCAAATGATCGAatgatttttcaaaaacCGCAAGGATATTACCTGATGGCTTATCTCTTGTAACATAATCAGATAATATCTTGTCAAGAAGAAATAGCCCCTGGGTTATTAACTCATGATTAGATGATTCTGCTGATGCgtgtatattttcaatcatAATTTCAAAGCCGGCACCAAGATTGTTCAAAGAATTATATAGTAGCAAAGTTGAATAAAGCCTTAGTAATTCAGGTGATGGGGGTCCATTCCTTAATTTATTAAGAGCCGTTAAAATTTCAGGAatccaatttttatttagtCCTTCGACGGCACAAGATAGCTGTGTAATAAATTCGTATAGAAGAGttaatttttcagaatGACGAGGAGTCAATATTCCAACGTAAAACTTGCACAAGTTGTCGGCATTCAATTCCAATTCGGTACGAGGATCATCATCAGTTTTCATGCTTACGTCAGAACCTCTTCTTGCAATTGCAGATTGTCTCAAAGAATTCATTGATTTTAAAGTGTAAAATGGACCGTTTTTGTTTGTAGCTTTGAAAAGTTCTACAAAGCAGTTCAAGATCTCAGTCAAAGATGTGCTATTGGATTCAGAAAGCTCGAGTGTAAGTTGCTTCAAGGTAAATCGATAAACAGAAGGAAGCTTTGTGGGAAGTTTCTGGATAATAATCTTAATTAGTGCAGCAGCATCCTTTCTGAGCATCCATGAATTACTACTACCATATTCATCACACTCTTCTTCCTGCTCGTactgttcttcttctgatgtATATTCAACATATTCATTATCGGTTTCCTCCTCTGCGTTATTATCACTAATAACATCGTTATCCCACTCAGAACTATTTTCCGAATACGGATCATATGTCAAAAATAATCGACACGCATTTAATACTTCATCCGAATATTGTGATGTAATTTTAGAAGAAACGTTGGCAAAAGTGGTATACAAACATGTAAATGCTTCAGATCTAATTATGTCAATATCTTGTTGAACATCGAAGTCATCATCCGGTTTGTTTAATGTGTCCAACCTTAAAGCGTTCATTATATAAGGTTTGATCTTTGAATAAATGTCCATTATTACGGCCGGATTTGATTTTATCAAGGCGGCAGAAATGGAAAGATAAACAGCCTCATACTTAATTTCATCAGATGATTGCACTTGTTCCAAAGCGAgattcaatatcaaatcCAAGATGGATGATGACATCAATCCTCTTGAAAGTATTGCTAAAGCAGAAACAGATTTCTTTGCAATAATTGCATCAGCATGGAATGAAGCATAAACTAGCATCGTAGAACTCTTTGACAATTGCTGACTAGTAAAATACTTACCCAAATACTCCAAAATGTCGGTTAAAATTTCAATGTAATCAATAGCATTGCAAAAAATATCTTGATCTTGCAAAATAATATCCAAAGTGCCTTTGACTATACTTCTTCCAACTGAATCATCAGGAGTAagatttttcaatatgTTGTGAATTGCCATAGTGTATATTGATGATGTAATTGAAATCTGATTGGGCTTTTTGGAGGACAACTTATTCAAAATGGAAACCACATAACCACTTAATCTTGGAGATAGAGATTCAAAGCATTTCAAAGCTTGACTTCGAACTTCCGCAAATTCATCGTCAAGACATCTGAGCAAACAATCAGCAAACTGATTCTTATCTTCAGAAgtatattttgattcaGGACTTTCCAATTCCTTCTCCAAGTCATTTAATGCCATAAACCTGAGATCAGGGTCTGTGTCCCTAGTTTGGGTGAATAGATCGTGAAGATAGTACCTCATTACAAATCAAATGGAAGTTCACAACGCAAACAATTGAGTAATAATCAACCCAAAATTTATAAACTTCCTGTTATTGccaaatttcaagaaaaaacgTTCAAAGTGATTGctgatatatattattgttCACAAGATTAAAGTGTTAGCATAGCATCTTTATGAGCGAATTGAAGATCTTTAATTCGGTCATGCATCTCTTTACTGTGAACGGAcaatgtaaaaaaaataaaagcaaaaaaggtATATAAATTGGAAATACAAAATGagcgggaaaaaaaatataatttccTAACGATCTCTATCATAACTAACATTCATCCTCATACGAA includes the following:
- a CDS encoding uncharacterized protein (MEROPS:MER0003909~BUSCO:EOG09260DFH) gives rise to the protein MNYLRRAMQTSFFKLESNFKLDYAPCSVKKWRSSRTGLELTLISQKSPIVNGYFAVGTEILDDSGCPHTLEHLVFMGSKKYPYKGLLDLLGNMAFSVTNAWTATDQTVYTLTTAGWDGFRMLLPVYLDHILYPKITDAACYTEVYHLDGEAKDKGVVYSEMQAIENQPSFIQGLTAQRTLYKKSGYKSETGGLTKNLRILKNDEIRKYHSENYRPDNLCIIISGPVDEGELLDVMTRVDSELDSLPAVPRKRPFLDSPHDEPLTTLVKKTVEFPDEDESSSEVQFSWIGPDGRDLVMDQAVDILCKYFTSTAVSLFSQHFIEVDEPLATSSDFYSDSFLKTGINIQFSNVPTNEADTFPEKVLKLMNDHCDSKKLDFKRLRDLVEQSRRKYLFSSEKSPDSAINMAIFEALYGNADGSSLEQWLKDLHEYDKLLTWSVDKWAQTYKKYFLNNKPCIVVAKPSAKLYSKLKQENEKLIGDRRAKLGKNGLKDLERKLQEAEAENEKPVPKKIIDKFGQPNPSKIEFIKTTPIAAGLNKDLVNDSSSSVVQDILGDQPANFPLYVHMENIESNFAIINILFSSEVIDKKYLPYSNILRNLLSFPLRNDDGTLTPYDELIKQINQDMLGCVFSSSFQGSFAELFSLKMTIPAENYVKAIDWCYKLLFKTEFDKKRILITLRNAINRLPEVKRSGTVMLGSLMNKVLFTDRSLRKANDVYQNQQFFRDLLKQIETDEGFEKLVSILEKVRSQMFDLANMRVFVVLDHTKIEHPLSSWESFIKKVEEKKGLPGKLVPLPLTSNVLSLDGLNKEKKCFIVTTPGSDSSYMYLQTKVPFEYDSKDAFKIILGAEFFQCVEGPFWKAIRGTGLAYGANMYKNFETGQLTFSIYRGVDTQKCYEAARKVVSDYSNGALAINDEMKRAAVSSVVNMLTNGQSNYFEAATAEFFNINLSRRGQDYSKRLMNEISSISTDDLLYIFNKYFIPVFDPSRSICFISCNPAQEESTTKYFKNIGYKVFVEHVSPSDEDNVDVTEESKL
- a CDS encoding uncharacterized protein (CAZy:GH5_49~CAZy:GH5_50~CAZy:GH5_9~CAZy:GH5_14~CAZy:GH5~CAZy:GH5_15~CAZy:GH5_45~CAZy:GH5_22) — translated: MFDQLKLRLSSSGTICGANPAIGNEAKPTIKQIYESRQNFGVNFGSLFVLEKYIYGDMFIENTDVELDAIRKCVKSKGLEWTRQKLENHWNRYCTDEDWEWLKNKGVQSIRIPIGYWMVDGGRFAQGTSFDSVKSVYKNAWTIFIEKYIKKAAQYHISILVDLHALENGANTGQHSGETFSEPGFWKDVKSIDHTCQLLQFLSSSIDKYDNISALQIVNEAPFDNEAKYQKKYYTRAINCIRQSNKSIPIVISDGWWPQQFADWALEKGGAKLGLIIDDHVYRCFSEDDKNKSADQIISDLENTVISGDAPQKADFIVGEYSCVLDGKTWEKTQGNRSEKVREFGNKEVELFQKRACAGYYFWCYKFQYGDGGEWGFRPMIDSGSIPTRNTEPKQPSDSEFKRYLHDFLKGHEDYWNSQNPNEQYEHWRYQDGFTTAWNDSLEFSKFDNSRIGRVNSWKAARRAQYVHNKGESRFLWEWEQGFDKALEVFQNL